In Acidobacteriota bacterium, one DNA window encodes the following:
- a CDS encoding lipopolysaccharide biosynthesis protein yields the protein MSAFIRRVAAGAGWLYAYRWLERLLDFLSVVVLARLLSPDDFGLVAIAASVAAIVEGLSAFDVNKALIRSREDDRGLFDSAWTLSVLRGLLAALCMVAVAPFLDDHRLSQVLLVLAVSPLLNGLANPRFVLFERELVYSRLAVLTLGSRLVAVTLTLGLAVVYRSYWALVLGMVAGSLVSLILSYALRPYRPRPSFARFDAIFAFSGWLSLTSVVTTLAMETDRILVGKLVGIADAGLYFMTQRVGVLPTRELISPLQRLLFPSFSELAEDRGRLRRGVQESINVLGSLSLPAACGFALVANDFVPLVLGDQWQSIVPLLTVLVPYLGLRATLSMALPCVMALGETRLLFWVSFVYALVHLPVFIAGTILFALPGAIGGIVLAGVLYIYLNAWMLRRTLEISIPEILRQLRRPLLATALMVAAILGADALLVIELFTREGSWLALAVKIPLGGVVFCSALAALWRLEGRPAGIERRMLELLAR from the coding sequence ATGAGCGCCTTCATCCGCCGGGTGGCCGCCGGGGCCGGCTGGCTCTACGCCTATCGCTGGCTGGAGCGGCTGCTGGACTTCCTCTCCGTGGTGGTCCTGGCCCGCCTGCTCTCGCCGGACGACTTCGGCCTGGTGGCCATCGCCGCGTCGGTGGCGGCCATCGTCGAAGGGCTCAGCGCCTTCGACGTCAACAAAGCCTTGATCCGCTCCCGGGAGGACGACCGGGGCCTCTTCGACAGCGCCTGGACCCTGTCGGTGCTGCGCGGGCTGCTCGCGGCCCTGTGCATGGTGGCGGTGGCGCCCTTCCTCGACGACCACCGCCTGTCCCAGGTGCTTCTGGTGCTCGCCGTCAGCCCCTTGCTCAACGGCCTCGCCAATCCTCGCTTCGTGCTCTTCGAGCGGGAGCTGGTGTACTCCCGCCTGGCGGTGCTCACCCTCGGCTCCCGGCTGGTGGCGGTGACCCTGACCCTGGGGCTGGCGGTGGTCTACCGCAGCTATTGGGCGCTGGTACTGGGAATGGTCGCCGGCAGTCTGGTGAGCCTGATCCTCAGCTATGCCCTGCGCCCCTACCGGCCGCGGCCCTCCTTCGCCCGCTTCGACGCCATCTTTGCCTTCAGCGGCTGGCTGTCGCTGACCAGCGTGGTCACCACCCTCGCCATGGAGACCGACCGCATCTTGGTGGGCAAGCTGGTGGGCATCGCCGACGCCGGGCTCTACTTCATGACCCAGCGGGTAGGCGTTCTTCCCACCCGCGAGCTCATCAGCCCGCTGCAGCGGCTGCTCTTTCCGTCCTTCAGCGAGCTGGCGGAGGATCGAGGCCGCCTGCGCCGGGGGGTGCAGGAGTCCATCAACGTCCTGGGCAGCCTCAGCCTCCCCGCCGCCTGCGGCTTCGCCCTGGTGGCCAACGATTTCGTGCCCTTGGTGCTGGGCGATCAATGGCAGTCCATCGTGCCCCTGCTGACGGTGTTGGTGCCCTATCTCGGCCTCCGGGCCACCCTCTCCATGGCGCTGCCCTGCGTCATGGCCCTCGGGGAGACCCGGCTGCTCTTCTGGGTCAGCTTCGTCTACGCCCTGGTGCATCTGCCGGTTTTCATCGCCGGCACCATTCTTTTTGCCCTGCCCGGGGCCATCGGGGGCATCGTCCTGGCGGGGGTGCTCTACATCTATCTCAACGCCTGGATGCTGCGGCGGACGCTGGAGATCTCCATTCCGGAGATCCTTCGCCAGCTCCGTCGCCCGCTGCTGGCGACGGCGCTGATGGTGGCGGCGATTCTGGGGGCGGACGCCCTCCTCGTCATCGAGCTCTTCACCCGCGAGGGATCCTGGCTGGCCTTGGCGGTGAAGATCCCCCTGGGCGGGGTGGTGTTCTGCAGTGCGCTGGCTGCGCTCTGGCGTTTGGAAGGTCGCCCGGCGGGAATCGAGCGGCGGATGTTGGAGCTGTTGGCGCGCTAG
- a CDS encoding glycosyltransferase family 4 protein, with protein MRILEIETFGRGGLIHYAYNLSCALAERGHRVTLVTTAAYELEGEEFPLPDGVRLVKAIGRFTGGGKDVRRSFWPAWLRSLRKKSLLRKLEAIFDAAAVTLLTARLRPDVVHLHCTNPAALVYLQLLRLLPSALRGPVVATAHVVTPHEPMRLQQAVYRRIHQLPHRLIAHSQHDRQRLVDEFGVAPKKVTVIPHGEYGFFEQAGVETGEAVGEVEDRAQARATARRDLELPEEAEVALFFGYIREYKGLDVLLEAWPAVQRQRPEARLLIAGDPVQLPTQRREELEAWAQRLGAVHHFGYVPFSEVQRYFTVADVLVMPYRHISQSGVLYLALALGLPVLATRVGAVPEVLTDGESGALVPPESPDELARTLSRLLGDPALQQRLAEGGRQVAREHSWPSIAKRTVEVFAESLDSLGS; from the coding sequence TTGCGGATCCTCGAGATCGAGACCTTCGGCCGTGGAGGATTGATTCATTATGCCTACAACCTCTCCTGCGCGCTGGCGGAGCGCGGTCACCGGGTCACTCTGGTCACCACTGCCGCCTACGAGCTCGAGGGCGAGGAGTTCCCCCTGCCCGACGGAGTGCGGCTGGTCAAGGCTATCGGACGTTTCACCGGTGGTGGCAAAGACGTCCGGCGGAGTTTCTGGCCGGCCTGGTTGAGAAGTCTGCGGAAGAAGAGTCTGCTGAGGAAGCTGGAGGCCATCTTCGACGCCGCCGCCGTCACCCTTCTCACCGCCCGACTGCGCCCCGACGTCGTCCATCTGCACTGCACCAACCCCGCCGCCCTGGTCTATCTCCAACTGCTGCGGCTGCTGCCCTCGGCGTTGCGCGGACCGGTGGTGGCCACCGCCCACGTGGTCACGCCCCACGAGCCCATGCGCCTCCAGCAGGCGGTCTACCGCCGCATCCACCAGCTCCCCCACCGGCTCATCGCCCACTCCCAGCATGACCGGCAGCGGCTGGTGGACGAATTCGGCGTCGCTCCGAAGAAGGTGACGGTAATCCCCCACGGGGAGTATGGATTCTTCGAGCAGGCCGGGGTGGAGACCGGGGAGGCGGTCGGCGAAGTCGAGGATCGCGCCCAAGCCCGAGCCACAGCCCGTCGGGACCTGGAGTTGCCGGAAGAGGCGGAAGTGGCCCTCTTCTTCGGCTATATCCGCGAGTACAAGGGCCTGGACGTGCTGTTGGAAGCCTGGCCGGCGGTACAGCGGCAACGGCCCGAGGCGCGGCTGCTCATCGCCGGTGATCCGGTGCAGCTGCCCACCCAGCGGCGCGAGGAGCTGGAAGCCTGGGCCCAGCGGCTCGGCGCCGTGCACCATTTCGGCTACGTCCCCTTCAGCGAGGTCCAACGCTATTTCACCGTGGCGGACGTGCTGGTCATGCCCTACCGCCACATCAGCCAGTCGGGGGTCCTCTACCTGGCCCTGGCCCTCGGCCTGCCGGTGCTGGCCACCCGCGTGGGGGCCGTGCCGGAGGTGCTTACCGACGGCGAGAGCGGTGCCCTGGTGCCGCCGGAGTCTCCCGACGAGCTGGCCCGCACCCTGAGCCGCCTCCTCGGCGACCCAGCGCTGCAGCAGCGCTTGGCGGAGGGCGGCCGGCAGGTGGCTCGGGAGCATTCCTGGCCGTCTATCGCGAAGCGCACGGTGGAGGTCTTCGCTGAAAGCCTGGATAGCTTGGGGAGCTAG
- a CDS encoding amino acid adenylation domain-containing protein, whose translation MTSPSSPNRAERLRRAIQRRKAAAPAKPPELPSRPTDEPARLGAMQRSLWLAHRLHPGSPAYNLVSAYRLHGALDCEALEAAFRRVVARHRLLRSTYRVEHGEVRQIVHPRPAVALERVDAKPGTGLETARAEAQKPFALEGENPSAGSLIRMVLVEEGGERFLLLVLHHIVADERSLELLWKEIDGILEGAPEAAPEGNSPAVQYDDFAAWERQRLAENREQELDFWRRRLDPPPVPPTLPGAASPGTLPAVGETAALPGRLMRRALPAEVPASVRRAAAAVGATPFAVYAFVFRLLLHRYAGGLSRGGVVEKGRPPAFTTPVSTRSHPATAGMIGYFLNPLPVLTGLDESAPVESALSAFAEALRELLAHAALPFQDVLEGLASGPAAAISADRFRVMFVHQTLGSPPRLGGARPEPLILDLGAAKFDLSFFVSEGGKSEGESSAELAVEYRTDRFENVWMERLLGHVETLLTELPVDLDRAVAELPLLTEGERRQLEAQACGAELDPQLGALLPQRILEQAHRNPEAPALIGGGVRRSYGEMMRAAESLAHRLVAAGVEPGTGERVAIFLPRSPAMIVAVLACHRAGAAYVPLDPAYPAERTRQVLEDARVAAVISNAGAAEKLPAGPWALVEVAVEADVEVEADESPEPLAETSFEEELPPQAPAYLLYTSGSTGRPKGVVVSHGNLLASTVARFQVYDRSPQRFLLIPSLAFDSSVAGLFWTLAAGGALVLPTDDEVLDPPRLGRLIEDERVTALLCVPSLYQQLLAAGSERLRSLEMAIVAGENCPRSLVEEHRRRLPKTRLYNEYGPTEGTVWATVHEFTRELTREAASEAVGETQAGPVSIGTPIPGLRVDVLDTRRRPLPAGLPGQAWISGPTVAHGYWLRPALTAEAFAVLEPPSLGEEAGPRRAYATGDQMLRTADGQLLFLGRIDEQIKLRGFRIEPGEVEAALRELEGVWEAAVVLSKDATGAAGDDRLVAFLAASEGGNREIEWSRELRRHLPTHMVPARLVALAELPRLPNEKIDRRRLGEMARDLEQEPRSGQKAGVARWGSTIPSPREQALVSLWEGLLGRSDIGLHDNFFELGGHSLLVVEMTLALERDFGVAVASTDLFAHPTVAELGRFLERAEGQVQRQGGQTAAPPYEHLFPLQPSGGGEPFVMAIPHFFSRLLAARFRGERPVYGLRGVGLRPEGNRGRWRTMEELGKDLVREIRRRFPDQPVILGGYSFGASMAFEAARILEEQGSPARRLYLIAPMALDTFRRGPLRLQLDGLQQPVLELSTTEALKLWGRTHHPFARPLYAGLKRHLLVRPGRRLLCRWGDLRHLAGRPRTHSILHADVRLERFRLHAGYRPGTIRTPTVFFNPQQSVEHAAPTDLPQTDAAATWRGHFGGPLEVVPIPDPHWGDAAAEDARRIIRHRLDELEEISR comes from the coding sequence ATGACCTCTCCCTCCTCACCCAACCGCGCTGAACGCCTGCGCCGAGCCATCCAGCGGAGAAAGGCCGCGGCCCCCGCCAAGCCGCCGGAGCTGCCGTCTCGGCCGACGGACGAGCCGGCGCGGCTGGGGGCGATGCAGCGCAGCCTGTGGTTGGCCCATCGGCTGCATCCTGGCTCTCCGGCCTACAACTTGGTGAGCGCCTATCGCCTGCACGGGGCTCTGGACTGCGAGGCCTTGGAGGCCGCCTTTCGCAGGGTGGTCGCCCGCCATCGTCTGCTGCGCTCCACCTACCGCGTGGAGCACGGCGAGGTGCGGCAGATCGTCCACCCCAGGCCGGCCGTGGCTCTGGAGCGGGTGGACGCGAAGCCAGGGACGGGGCTGGAGACGGCGCGCGCGGAGGCCCAGAAGCCCTTCGCTCTGGAAGGGGAGAATCCGTCGGCGGGATCGTTGATCCGCATGGTGCTGGTGGAGGAGGGCGGCGAGCGCTTTCTGCTCCTCGTGCTGCATCACATCGTCGCCGACGAGCGCTCCCTGGAGCTGCTCTGGAAGGAGATCGACGGGATCCTCGAAGGGGCTCCTGAAGCAGCTCCGGAGGGGAACTCTCCAGCGGTCCAATATGACGACTTCGCCGCCTGGGAGCGGCAGAGGCTGGCGGAGAATCGGGAGCAGGAGCTGGACTTCTGGCGCCGCCGCCTCGACCCTCCGCCGGTTCCGCCGACCCTGCCCGGTGCAGCCTCCCCCGGGACGCTTCCGGCGGTTGGGGAGACTGCCGCGCTGCCAGGCCGCCTCATGCGGCGCGCCCTCCCCGCCGAGGTGCCCGCGAGCGTCCGTCGCGCCGCCGCCGCGGTGGGAGCGACGCCCTTCGCGGTCTACGCTTTCGTCTTCCGGTTGCTGCTCCACCGCTATGCTGGTGGTCTCTCGAGGGGCGGTGTTGTGGAAAAGGGGCGGCCGCCGGCCTTCACCACCCCCGTCAGCACTCGCTCCCACCCCGCCACCGCCGGGATGATCGGCTACTTCCTCAACCCCCTGCCGGTGCTCACCGGGCTGGACGAGTCGGCGCCAGTGGAGTCCGCGCTGAGCGCCTTCGCGGAGGCTTTGCGAGAGCTCCTGGCCCACGCCGCTCTGCCCTTCCAGGATGTTCTGGAGGGGCTGGCCTCCGGACCAGCGGCAGCGATTTCTGCAGATCGCTTCCGGGTGATGTTCGTCCACCAGACCCTCGGCTCGCCGCCGCGCCTCGGTGGAGCTCGGCCGGAGCCCCTGATCCTCGACCTGGGCGCCGCGAAATTCGATCTCAGTTTCTTCGTTTCCGAGGGTGGCAAGTCCGAGGGGGAGAGCTCCGCCGAGTTAGCGGTGGAGTACCGCACCGACCGCTTCGAGAACGTATGGATGGAACGGCTCCTGGGGCATGTGGAGACTCTGCTCACCGAGCTGCCGGTGGATCTGGACCGGGCGGTGGCGGAGCTGCCGCTGCTCACCGAAGGAGAACGCCGTCAGCTGGAGGCGCAGGCTTGCGGGGCGGAGCTCGATCCGCAGCTGGGAGCTCTCTTGCCCCAGCGAATCCTGGAACAGGCTCACCGGAACCCCGAGGCTCCGGCGCTGATCGGCGGCGGTGTCCGCCGGAGCTATGGCGAGATGATGCGCGCCGCGGAGTCTCTCGCCCACCGTCTGGTGGCCGCCGGTGTCGAGCCGGGCACCGGGGAGCGGGTGGCGATCTTCCTGCCCCGCTCTCCTGCCATGATCGTCGCCGTCCTCGCCTGCCATCGCGCCGGCGCCGCCTACGTGCCGCTGGACCCCGCCTACCCGGCGGAGAGAACCCGCCAGGTGCTGGAGGATGCCCGGGTGGCGGCGGTGATCTCGAATGCAGGGGCCGCAGAGAAGCTGCCCGCGGGACCGTGGGCGCTGGTGGAAGTGGCAGTGGAAGCGGATGTGGAAGTGGAGGCGGATGAATCCCCTGAGCCTCTCGCCGAGACGAGCTTCGAGGAGGAACTTCCGCCGCAGGCTCCCGCCTATCTCCTCTACACCTCCGGATCCACCGGCCGGCCCAAGGGCGTGGTGGTGAGCCACGGCAACCTGCTGGCCTCCACCGTCGCCCGCTTCCAGGTCTACGATCGTTCTCCCCAACGCTTTCTCCTGATCCCCAGCCTCGCCTTCGACAGCTCGGTGGCGGGGCTCTTCTGGACCCTCGCCGCCGGGGGAGCGCTGGTGCTGCCCACCGATGACGAGGTGCTCGACCCGCCGCGGCTGGGGCGCCTCATCGAGGATGAGCGGGTGACGGCGCTGCTCTGCGTCCCCTCCCTCTACCAGCAGCTGCTGGCCGCCGGGAGCGAGCGATTGAGGAGCCTCGAGATGGCCATCGTGGCGGGGGAGAACTGTCCGCGGAGCCTGGTGGAAGAGCATCGGCGACGCCTGCCGAAGACCCGCCTGTACAACGAATACGGCCCCACCGAGGGCACGGTGTGGGCGACGGTGCACGAATTCACCCGCGAGCTCACCCGCGAAGCCGCCAGCGAGGCCGTTGGCGAAACCCAGGCCGGACCGGTCTCCATCGGCACCCCCATCCCCGGCCTCCGAGTCGACGTGCTGGACACCCGCCGCCGGCCCCTGCCCGCAGGCCTCCCGGGCCAGGCCTGGATTAGCGGCCCGACGGTGGCCCATGGCTACTGGCTCCGGCCCGCCCTCACCGCCGAGGCTTTCGCGGTGCTGGAGCCGCCTAGCCTCGGCGAAGAGGCTGGCCCTCGCCGCGCCTACGCCACCGGCGACCAGATGCTGCGCACCGCCGACGGCCAGCTGCTCTTCCTCGGGCGTATCGACGAGCAAATCAAGCTCCGCGGCTTTCGCATCGAGCCCGGCGAGGTCGAGGCGGCGCTGCGGGAGCTGGAGGGAGTGTGGGAGGCGGCGGTGGTTCTGTCGAAGGATGCTACGGGCGCCGCGGGGGATGACCGCCTGGTGGCCTTCTTGGCGGCTAGCGAAGGAGGAAACCGAGAAATCGAGTGGTCCCGCGAGCTGCGCCGCCACCTGCCGACCCACATGGTTCCCGCTCGCCTGGTGGCGCTCGCCGAGCTTCCGCGCCTGCCCAACGAAAAGATCGACCGTCGGCGGTTGGGAGAGATGGCGCGGGATTTGGAGCAGGAGCCTCGCTCAGGGCAGAAGGCCGGCGTAGCCCGTTGGGGCTCCACGATTCCCAGCCCCCGGGAGCAGGCCTTGGTCTCTCTCTGGGAGGGACTGCTGGGCCGTTCGGACATCGGCCTCCACGACAACTTCTTCGAGCTCGGCGGCCACTCGCTGCTGGTGGTGGAGATGACCCTGGCGCTGGAGCGGGACTTCGGCGTGGCGGTGGCCTCCACGGACCTCTTTGCTCACCCCACCGTCGCCGAGCTGGGGAGATTCCTCGAGCGGGCGGAGGGACAGGTACAGAGACAGGGGGGCCAGACCGCCGCGCCCCCCTACGAGCACCTCTTCCCGCTCCAACCCAGCGGCGGCGGCGAGCCCTTCGTCATGGCCATTCCGCACTTCTTCTCCCGCCTGCTGGCGGCCCGCTTCCGCGGCGAGCGGCCGGTCTACGGGTTGCGCGGCGTGGGGCTGCGGCCGGAGGGCAACCGCGGCCGCTGGCGCACCATGGAAGAATTGGGGAAGGACCTGGTGCGGGAGATCCGCCGCCGCTTCCCGGACCAGCCGGTGATCCTCGGCGGCTACTCCTTCGGCGCCTCCATGGCCTTCGAGGCGGCGCGCATTCTCGAAGAACAGGGCAGCCCGGCCCGGCGCCTCTATCTCATCGCTCCCATGGCCCTGGACACCTTCCGCCGCGGTCCCCTCCGGCTGCAGCTGGATGGGCTCCAGCAGCCGGTGCTGGAGCTCTCCACTACCGAAGCTCTGAAGCTCTGGGGCCGCACCCACCACCCTTTCGCCCGCCCGCTCTACGCCGGCCTCAAGCGTCACCTGCTGGTCCGGCCGGGGCGGCGTCTCCTCTGCCGCTGGGGCGACCTCCGGCACCTCGCCGGCCGCCCCCGGACCCACTCCATCCTCCACGCCGACGTGCGCCTGGAACGCTTCCGCCTCCACGCCGGCTACCGCCCCGGCACGATTCGGACGCCGACGGTCTTCTTCAATCCCCAGCAGTCCGTCGAGCACGCCGCCCCCACCGATCTGCCCCAAACCGACGCCGCCGCGACCTGGCGGGGGCATTTCGGTGGGCCTCTGGAGGTCGTCCCCATCCCCGATCCGCATTGGGGGGATGCCGCCGCGGAGGACGCCCGGCGGATCATCCGCCATCGCCTCGATGAGCTGGAGGAGATTTCGAGATGA
- a CDS encoding sulfotransferase domain-containing protein: protein MASHLIHCSYHKCLTVYFGRVFKAVFNRCLPWTAGYRHYNSDLEAFYDGFAEHRVASVNNQALDLERLGEFRLSRFLRDPRDLIVSGYFYHRRGAEPWTTLKAPTEEDWAFANGRVPEGLSASGLSFSEYLQSLPEEEGLLAELEFRAAHLESMARWPREHPDIAVYRYEDLVADGPEVFRQLFEHYRLGPVGRRLGLFFARRYSLSQKAKGRQQSSDPHIRNPAAGQWRRHFTPRVRQAFDRRYAGLVGQLGYPES from the coding sequence TTCAACCGCTGCCTGCCGTGGACCGCCGGCTATCGGCACTACAACAGCGATCTGGAGGCCTTTTACGACGGCTTCGCCGAGCATCGGGTGGCTTCGGTGAACAACCAGGCCCTCGACCTGGAGCGCCTGGGGGAGTTTCGCCTCTCGCGCTTTCTCCGGGATCCGCGGGATCTCATCGTTTCCGGTTACTTCTACCACCGCCGCGGCGCCGAGCCGTGGACCACGCTGAAGGCGCCTACGGAGGAGGATTGGGCCTTCGCCAACGGGCGGGTGCCTGAAGGTCTCTCGGCGTCGGGACTGTCCTTCTCCGAATACCTCCAATCGCTGCCGGAGGAGGAGGGGTTGTTGGCGGAGCTGGAGTTCCGGGCAGCGCATCTGGAGTCCATGGCTCGCTGGCCGCGAGAGCATCCGGACATCGCCGTCTACCGCTACGAGGATCTGGTGGCGGACGGCCCCGAGGTCTTTCGGCAGCTCTTCGAGCACTATCGCCTGGGGCCTGTGGGGCGGCGTCTCGGGCTCTTCTTCGCCCGCCGGTATTCGCTCAGCCAGAAGGCGAAGGGGCGGCAGCAATCCTCCGACCCCCACATTCGCAACCCCGCTGCCGGACAGTGGCGCCGGCACTTCACACCGCGGGTGCGCCAGGCCTTCGACCGGCGTTACGCCGGCCTGGTGGGGCAGCTGGGCTATCCGGAGAGCTAG
- a CDS encoding glycosyltransferase, with amino-acid sequence MAKILLLPGAFPSVLYPGVELARRLASAGHEVTLAGLPAVASSARALAEHHGLGFLELKGSQLGEFLVADAEKSFIRRLLTFRRRRQEARELLGVEEFRRVLEALSPDLLLADVELHEHILTAVGAGVKVALLNPFASIWRRPGLPPNHCLVRPGVGWRGSRWGMALLWLAARWRKRGRAWRQRWRSVGCDRLSLLRELARDGGFDFRRGTDDSQWLIPFTYRHLPVLSLHAREFEFPHEPPPQVTYVGPMVLEERVDRSLPPEDRARLDEILARHGGTASSSPRRLIYAGFGSVFSTDGDFLRRLLAAVVAEEDWELVLSFSGRATGENPELPPESLGERVHRFGWLPQLEMLEHAAAAVTHGGINTLDECVLAGVPVLVYCGHETDMAGNTARVVHHGIGIAGDRRRDSPQTIRHHLRRLLEEPSFPRRVGELRRSYRAYVQHRQAERAVAELLKAEEATDPGAPPTPGAQP; translated from the coding sequence ATGGCCAAGATCCTGCTCCTCCCCGGCGCCTTCCCCAGCGTGCTCTACCCCGGTGTGGAGCTGGCGCGACGGCTGGCGTCGGCGGGCCACGAGGTGACCCTGGCCGGCCTGCCGGCGGTGGCCTCTTCCGCCCGGGCGCTGGCGGAGCACCACGGGCTGGGATTTTTGGAGCTGAAGGGGAGCCAGCTGGGGGAGTTTCTGGTCGCCGACGCCGAGAAGAGCTTCATCCGACGGCTGCTCACTTTCCGCCGCCGGCGCCAGGAGGCGAGGGAGCTTCTGGGAGTGGAAGAGTTTCGCCGGGTGCTGGAAGCGCTTTCGCCGGATCTGCTGCTGGCCGACGTCGAGCTCCACGAGCACATCCTCACCGCCGTCGGTGCCGGGGTGAAGGTGGCGCTGCTCAATCCTTTCGCCTCCATCTGGCGCCGGCCGGGGTTGCCCCCCAACCATTGCTTGGTGCGCCCCGGCGTTGGCTGGCGCGGTAGCCGCTGGGGCATGGCGCTGCTGTGGCTCGCGGCGCGGTGGCGCAAGCGTGGCCGGGCCTGGCGGCAGCGGTGGCGTTCCGTCGGCTGCGACCGGCTGTCCTTGCTCCGGGAGCTGGCGCGGGATGGCGGCTTCGACTTTCGCCGCGGCACCGACGACAGCCAGTGGCTGATCCCCTTTACCTACCGACATTTGCCGGTCCTCAGCCTCCACGCTCGGGAGTTCGAGTTCCCTCACGAGCCGCCGCCGCAGGTGACCTATGTCGGCCCCATGGTGCTGGAAGAGCGGGTGGACCGCTCGCTGCCACCGGAAGATCGCGCCCGCCTGGACGAGATTCTCGCTCGCCATGGCGGCACCGCGAGCAGCAGCCCGAGACGGCTGATCTACGCCGGCTTCGGCTCGGTCTTCTCTACCGATGGGGATTTCCTCCGGCGGCTGCTGGCGGCGGTGGTGGCGGAGGAGGATTGGGAGCTGGTGTTGAGCTTCAGCGGCCGGGCCACCGGGGAGAATCCGGAGCTTCCGCCGGAGTCTCTGGGGGAACGCGTGCATCGCTTCGGTTGGCTGCCCCAGCTGGAGATGCTGGAGCACGCAGCCGCAGCGGTGACCCACGGGGGCATCAACACCCTCGACGAATGTGTCCTCGCCGGCGTGCCGGTGCTGGTCTACTGCGGCCACGAGACCGACATGGCGGGGAACACCGCCCGAGTGGTGCACCACGGTATTGGTATCGCCGGCGATCGTCGGCGGGATTCGCCGCAGACCATCCGTCACCATCTGCGGCGGCTGCTGGAGGAGCCGAGCTTCCCTCGCCGGGTAGGGGAGCTACGCCGCAGCTACCGGGCTTACGTTCAACATCGGCAAGCGGAGCGGGCTGTGGCGGAGCTGCTGAAGGCCGAGGAAGCCACGGATCCGGGAGCTCCGCCGACCCCGGGAGCCCAGCCATGA